A section of the Kribbella sp. HUAS MG21 genome encodes:
- a CDS encoding NTP transferase domain-containing protein yields the protein MFVTGLLLGADSAPQHGAPWQLRSYDGGTVLGAALDGARECGFDQLVVTLGSASEQIHDRIDLDGVRVVESPHADTGSASIVPALDAVDRRADGIVVLLGDQPGVTSAAVWSLVAEVRTPIGVCRYDDGDSHPCWFGRELFGELRGLRSDADLWNPIHEGTHPVTKVDAIGNIPPRAGAGLPYQEADRRRPLAGGPVLVDNLPLDPHSLPVVPRPRHRRRTTT from the coding sequence ATGTTCGTCACCGGTCTGCTGCTGGGTGCTGACAGCGCGCCGCAGCACGGTGCTCCCTGGCAGTTGCGGTCCTACGACGGCGGCACGGTGCTCGGCGCGGCGCTGGACGGGGCCCGGGAGTGCGGGTTCGACCAGTTGGTCGTGACGCTGGGCAGCGCGTCCGAGCAGATCCACGACCGGATCGACCTCGACGGCGTCCGCGTGGTCGAGTCGCCGCACGCCGACACCGGCAGCGCGTCGATCGTCCCGGCACTGGACGCGGTCGACCGGCGCGCGGACGGCATCGTCGTACTGCTCGGCGACCAGCCCGGGGTCACCTCGGCCGCGGTCTGGTCGCTGGTCGCCGAGGTCCGTACCCCGATCGGCGTCTGCCGGTACGACGACGGCGACAGCCACCCGTGCTGGTTCGGCCGTGAGCTGTTCGGCGAGCTCCGCGGCCTGCGCAGCGACGCCGACCTCTGGAACCCGATCCACGAAGGCACCCACCCGGTCACCAAGGTCGATGCCATCGGCAACATCCCGCCCCGGGCCGGCGCGGGGTTGCCGTACCAGGAGGCCGACCGCCGCCGGCCGCTCGCCGGCGGCCCCGTCCTGGTCGACAATCTCCCGCTCGACCCGCACTCCCTTCCCGTCGTACCCCGGCCCCGGCACCGCCGGCGCACGACGACCTGA
- a CDS encoding multidrug efflux SMR transporter, with protein sequence MAWLVLLAAAAFEIAFALSLKPSEGFSRLWPTVGVLVFGVISVALLAKTLDRLPVGTAYAIWTGVGSVGVVTLGILVFDEPVTPARLACIALIVTGVIGLRLVGAD encoded by the coding sequence ATGGCATGGCTCGTACTGCTCGCCGCCGCGGCGTTCGAGATCGCGTTCGCGCTCAGCCTGAAACCGAGCGAGGGCTTCAGCCGGCTGTGGCCGACGGTCGGCGTGCTCGTGTTCGGCGTGATCTCGGTCGCCCTGCTCGCGAAGACACTCGATCGCCTCCCGGTCGGGACGGCGTACGCGATCTGGACCGGCGTCGGCTCGGTGGGCGTGGTGACGCTGGGCATCCTCGTGTTCGACGAGCCGGTCACGCCCGCCCGGCTGGCGTGTATCGCCCTGATCGTCACCGGCGTCATCGGTCTCCGACTGGTCGGCGCGGACTGA
- a CDS encoding flavodoxin domain-containing protein yields MSTEKTKSAADGVVRVAVAYHSGYGHTAKQAEAVAAGAASVPGTTTDLVPLDELTEDVWERLTAADAIVFGAPTYMGSPSWVFKKFAEESVRIWAADLAWRDKIAAGFTNSKAMSGDKLNSLVDLAVFAAQHGMIWVGLDIYPGWAESTASIEDLNRLGSWLGAMAQSDADLSAEKAPPATDLRTAAALGARVATVTHRHRRGALAA; encoded by the coding sequence ATGAGCACGGAGAAGACCAAGTCCGCGGCTGACGGGGTGGTGCGGGTGGCGGTCGCGTACCACTCGGGGTACGGGCACACGGCCAAGCAGGCCGAGGCGGTCGCGGCGGGTGCGGCGTCGGTGCCGGGAACCACGACCGACCTGGTGCCGCTCGACGAGCTGACCGAAGATGTGTGGGAGCGGCTGACCGCCGCGGACGCGATCGTGTTCGGCGCGCCGACGTACATGGGGAGCCCGAGCTGGGTGTTCAAGAAGTTCGCCGAGGAGAGCGTGCGGATCTGGGCGGCCGACCTCGCCTGGCGGGACAAGATCGCGGCCGGGTTCACGAACTCGAAGGCGATGTCCGGCGACAAGCTGAACAGCCTCGTCGACCTGGCCGTGTTCGCGGCGCAGCACGGGATGATCTGGGTCGGCCTGGACATCTACCCGGGCTGGGCGGAGAGCACCGCGAGCATCGAGGACCTCAACCGGCTCGGGAGTTGGCTGGGCGCGATGGCGCAGTCGGACGCGGACCTGTCCGCGGAGAAGGCGCCGCCGGCGACGGATCTCCGGACGGCGGCCGCACTCGGCGCACGGGTCGCGACGGTGACGCACCGGCACCGGCGAGGAGCGCTGGCGGCCTGA